A single genomic interval of Bacillus smithii harbors:
- the serS gene encoding serine--tRNA ligase, giving the protein MLDIKYLRNHFEEVKERLQHRGEDLSDFEKFETLDQKRRELLTKSEQLKSKRNNVSQQIAQMKREKQNADHLIQEMREVGDEIKELDHQLKTVEEELQQLLLSIPNIPHESVPVGDSEDDNVEIRRWGDIKTFDFEPKPHWDLADQLGILDFERAAKVTGSRFVFYRGLGARLERALISFMLDLHVEEHGYEEILPPYMVNRASMTGTGQLPKFEEDAFLIEKEDYFLIPTAEVPVTNYFRDEILDGDQLPIAFAAYSACFRSEAGSAGRDTRGLIRQHQFNKVELVRIVKPEDSYAELEKLTGHAEKVLQLLGLPYRVMSMCTADLGFTAAKKYDIEVWLPSYNTFREISSCSNFEAFQARRANIRFRREKNAKPEHVHTLNGSGLAIGRTVAAILENYQQADGSVIIPEVLRPYMGGKEAIRPEK; this is encoded by the coding sequence ATGTTAGACATCAAGTATTTACGCAATCATTTTGAAGAAGTAAAAGAACGTCTGCAGCACCGTGGAGAAGATTTATCTGATTTTGAAAAGTTTGAAACGCTAGATCAAAAGCGGAGAGAGCTTCTTACGAAAAGCGAACAATTGAAAAGCAAAAGAAATAATGTGTCCCAACAAATTGCTCAAATGAAGCGAGAAAAGCAAAATGCTGACCACTTGATTCAAGAGATGCGAGAAGTCGGGGACGAAATTAAAGAGTTGGACCATCAATTGAAAACTGTAGAAGAAGAACTTCAGCAGTTGTTGTTATCCATTCCGAATATTCCACATGAAAGCGTACCGGTTGGCGATTCTGAGGATGACAACGTGGAAATCCGCAGGTGGGGAGATATCAAAACCTTTGATTTTGAACCGAAACCGCATTGGGATCTTGCTGATCAATTAGGTATTTTAGATTTTGAAAGAGCGGCTAAAGTGACAGGAAGCCGGTTTGTGTTTTATAGAGGGTTAGGCGCCAGATTGGAACGAGCGTTAATCAGTTTTATGCTCGATCTTCATGTGGAAGAGCACGGATACGAAGAGATTCTCCCTCCTTATATGGTCAATCGCGCCAGTATGACAGGTACTGGACAATTGCCGAAATTTGAAGAAGATGCCTTTTTAATTGAAAAAGAGGATTATTTCCTCATTCCTACAGCTGAAGTGCCTGTCACCAATTACTTCCGGGATGAAATTTTGGATGGCGACCAGCTGCCCATTGCATTTGCTGCATACAGTGCATGCTTCCGGTCTGAAGCGGGTTCGGCGGGAAGAGATACGAGGGGATTAATCCGTCAGCACCAATTTAATAAAGTCGAACTTGTCCGCATCGTCAAACCTGAAGATTCTTATGCAGAATTGGAAAAATTGACAGGGCATGCAGAAAAAGTTTTGCAGCTTTTAGGACTTCCGTATCGAGTCATGAGCATGTGTACGGCGGATTTAGGATTTACAGCGGCTAAAAAATATGATATTGAAGTATGGCTTCCAAGCTACAATACGTTCCGCGAAATTTCTTCTTGCAGCAATTTTGAGGCCTTCCAAGCGAGAAGAGCGAATATCCGCTTCCGCAGAGAAAAAAATGCAAAGCCGGAACATGTCCATACGTTAAATGGATCTGGCTTGGCCATTGGACGTACCGTAGCAGCCATTTTAGAAAATTATCAGCAAGCGGACGGAAGTGTGATCATTCCAGAAGTACTCCGCCCTTATATGGGAGGGAAAGAAGCGATCCGCCCGGAAAAATAA
- the pdxT gene encoding pyridoxal 5'-phosphate synthase glutaminase subunit PdxT, translating to MKIGVLGLQGAVREHIRSVEACGEEAFEIKKVDQLKDLDGLILPGGESTTMRRLIDRYGFLEPIKELANSGKPIFGTCAGLILLAKEIVGYQQPHLGLMDVTVERNSFGRQRESFEAELDIKDVGESFPAVFIRAPHIVKVGPNVEVLAKHEDRIVAAREGNLLGCSFHPELTDDYRFTKYFLNMVKEAKQARV from the coding sequence ATGAAAATTGGAGTACTAGGACTTCAAGGTGCTGTTCGTGAACATATTCGATCTGTCGAAGCATGCGGCGAAGAAGCGTTTGAAATTAAAAAAGTCGATCAGTTGAAAGATTTGGACGGGCTGATTCTTCCTGGGGGAGAAAGCACTACAATGAGACGGCTGATCGACCGCTATGGATTTTTAGAACCTATTAAAGAATTGGCCAATAGCGGAAAACCGATTTTTGGAACATGTGCCGGCCTTATTTTACTGGCGAAAGAAATTGTCGGTTATCAACAACCGCACTTAGGACTCATGGATGTGACGGTGGAACGAAATTCATTTGGTAGACAGCGGGAAAGCTTCGAAGCTGAACTTGATATTAAAGACGTTGGCGAGTCTTTCCCGGCAGTATTTATTCGTGCTCCGCATATTGTGAAAGTCGGCCCTAATGTCGAAGTGCTCGCAAAACATGAAGATCGGATTGTAGCGGCACGGGAAGGCAATCTATTAGGATGTTCTTTCCACCCGGAATTAACGGATGATTATCGGTTTACGAAGTATTTTTTGAACATGGTAAAAGAAGCCAAACAAGCTCGCGTATAA
- the pdxS gene encoding pyridoxal 5'-phosphate synthase lyase subunit PdxS, translated as MSTGTDRVKRGMAEMQKGGVIMDVVNAEQAKIAEAAGAVAVMALERVPADIRAAGGVARMADPRVVEEVMNAVSIPVMAKARIGHIVEARVLEAMGVDYIDESEVLTPADEEFHINKKEFTVPFVCGCRDLGEAARRIGEGASMLRTKGEPGTGNIVEAVRHMRKVNAQVRKVVHMSEDELMTEAKKLGAPYEVLLQIKKEGRLPVVNFAAGGVATPADAALMMELGADGVFVGSGIFKSENPERFAKAIVEATTHYQDYELIAELSKNLGIPMKGMEISTLSPENRMQERGW; from the coding sequence GTGAGTACAGGTACAGATCGGGTTAAAAGAGGAATGGCCGAAATGCAAAAAGGCGGAGTCATTATGGACGTTGTCAATGCTGAACAGGCCAAAATTGCTGAAGCAGCAGGAGCAGTGGCTGTTATGGCATTGGAAAGAGTCCCTGCTGATATCCGAGCAGCCGGTGGAGTAGCAAGAATGGCAGATCCGCGCGTTGTGGAAGAAGTTATGAATGCTGTTAGCATTCCAGTCATGGCAAAAGCAAGAATTGGTCATATTGTGGAAGCTCGTGTGCTGGAAGCGATGGGTGTAGACTATATCGATGAAAGTGAAGTATTGACACCGGCAGATGAGGAATTTCATATTAATAAAAAAGAATTTACGGTTCCATTTGTATGCGGATGCCGTGATCTTGGAGAAGCTGCCCGTCGTATTGGGGAAGGAGCGTCTATGTTAAGGACAAAAGGAGAACCTGGTACCGGAAATATTGTGGAGGCAGTTCGCCATATGCGCAAAGTCAACGCGCAAGTTCGAAAAGTAGTTCATATGAGCGAAGACGAGCTCATGACGGAAGCTAAGAAATTAGGAGCTCCTTATGAAGTATTGCTTCAAATTAAAAAAGAAGGTCGTCTTCCAGTTGTCAACTTTGCGGCTGGTGGGGTTGCTACACCTGCTGATGCAGCGCTTATGATGGAATTGGGAGCGGACGGAGTATTTGTCGGTTCTGGTATCTTTAAATCTGAAAATCCGGAAAGATTTGCAAAAGCGATTGTAGAAGCAACGACTCACTACCAAGATTATGAATTAATTGCAGAATTATCGAAGAATTTAGGAATTCCGATGAAAGGAATGGAAATCTCCACGCTTTCTCCGGAAAACCGGATGCAAGAGCGCGGTTGGTAA
- a CDS encoding YaaC family protein, whose amino-acid sequence MIENHFDPFQILNYFQSASTSQKYLYQCYKSLNREQATALSFHNCTRFMHFIEHGTSYFQQVRQSPVSLQPILLFYGTIQFIKACLLTVDPYYPENTSVLAHGLSTRKRKKQNYQFLDDEVKIQKNGLFMHFANKLFHVKQLEGEKFVMKHLLLEVPELSNAFRFLFGKNSFILLEKKQHQSFLLTKNILNGFHMTETRFIDYLNSKIREEMNIEQHDDHYFQLTFQGNKLEYPPMRYHFENQTLAFPIEKRNFFLPELMVHYALLYNLSMIARYETEWWLELIKTNPNEDYPFITQFMSVSSHKVPIFIAHYLQQWPMEK is encoded by the coding sequence ATGATAGAGAACCATTTTGATCCATTCCAAATTTTAAATTATTTTCAGTCCGCTTCCACCTCTCAAAAATATCTATATCAATGCTATAAATCCTTAAATCGTGAACAAGCCACTGCCCTCAGTTTTCATAATTGCACCCGATTTATGCACTTTATCGAACATGGAACATCCTATTTTCAACAAGTACGACAGTCGCCTGTTTCTTTGCAGCCTATTTTGCTTTTTTACGGCACCATTCAATTCATCAAAGCTTGTTTATTAACAGTAGACCCTTATTATCCGGAAAATACATCTGTGCTTGCACACGGCCTCTCCACCAGAAAAAGAAAAAAACAAAATTATCAATTTCTAGATGATGAAGTGAAAATCCAAAAAAACGGTTTATTTATGCATTTTGCCAATAAATTGTTTCACGTGAAACAACTAGAAGGAGAAAAGTTTGTTATGAAACATCTATTGCTTGAAGTACCTGAACTATCGAATGCCTTCAGATTTCTTTTCGGAAAAAACAGCTTTATTCTTCTTGAAAAGAAACAGCACCAATCTTTCTTATTGACAAAAAATATATTAAACGGTTTTCATATGACCGAAACAAGATTCATCGATTACCTGAACAGTAAAATAAGAGAAGAAATGAACATTGAACAACATGATGACCATTATTTTCAGCTTACCTTTCAAGGGAATAAATTAGAGTATCCTCCGATGCGATACCACTTTGAAAATCAAACACTCGCCTTCCCTATAGAAAAAAGGAACTTTTTTCTACCAGAACTAATGGTTCACTATGCCTTGTTGTACAATCTTAGTATGATCGCGAGATATGAAACAGAGTGGTGGCTTGAACTGATAAAAACCAACCCCAATGAAGACTATCCCTTTATTACCCAATTCATGTCAGTATCTTCTCACAAGGTGCCAATTTTTATTGCTCACTACTTGCAGCAATGGCCAATGGAAAAATAG
- a CDS encoding LysM peptidoglycan-binding domain-containing protein produces MQIHVVRQNETLTSIAREYNINANAIETANQLPNPDHLVIGQAIVIPTSGSFYTVRRGDSLWSISRRYGLSPEELARVNGISVNTVLREGLRLFIPPSRKRNAEFNAYVEPFGTSVSPELESSAREAAPYLTFLSPFSFRAKRDGTLDTPPLGNLAAIASQNRNILVMVITNQEQGQFSAELGQILLNDQQIQNRFLQNIISLSNRYHFRDIHFDFEYLRPEDREAYNQFLRKAKDLFSRQGWFISTALAPKTSADQKGRWYEGHDYKAHGAIVDFVVIMTYEWGYSGGPPMAVSPIEPVRQVLQYAVSEIPSQKILMGQNLYGYDWTLPFVPGRDTAKAISPQQAILLAVKYNAAIQYDQQAQAPYIDYIDEQNRRHKVWFEDARSIQAKFDLVKELNLKGMSYWKLGLSFPQNWLLLADNFNPVKK; encoded by the coding sequence TTGCAAATTCATGTGGTTAGACAAAATGAGACATTAACTAGCATTGCCCGAGAGTATAACATAAACGCAAATGCTATTGAAACGGCCAATCAATTGCCGAATCCCGATCATCTGGTAATCGGGCAAGCGATTGTCATTCCTACTTCCGGGAGCTTTTATACTGTTCGTAGGGGGGACAGCCTTTGGTCCATTTCCCGCAGATATGGCTTATCTCCTGAAGAACTTGCTCGCGTCAACGGAATTTCAGTTAACACAGTGCTAAGAGAAGGATTGCGCCTGTTTATCCCCCCATCACGGAAACGAAATGCAGAATTTAACGCCTATGTTGAGCCTTTCGGAACCTCTGTATCGCCAGAACTCGAATCCAGCGCAAGAGAAGCCGCTCCTTATTTGACTTTTTTGTCTCCTTTTAGTTTTCGAGCAAAAAGGGATGGAACTTTGGACACGCCTCCCCTGGGCAATTTGGCGGCCATTGCTTCACAAAACCGCAATATCCTCGTGATGGTCATTACGAATCAAGAACAGGGCCAATTCAGTGCCGAGTTGGGTCAGATTTTGTTGAACGATCAACAAATTCAAAACCGCTTTCTCCAAAATATTATCTCCCTTTCCAACAGATACCACTTTCGAGACATCCACTTTGATTTTGAATACCTTCGCCCCGAAGATCGGGAAGCCTATAATCAATTTTTAAGAAAAGCAAAAGACCTCTTTTCTCGCCAAGGCTGGTTCATTTCCACTGCTCTTGCTCCAAAAACAAGTGCAGACCAAAAAGGGAGATGGTACGAAGGACACGACTATAAAGCCCACGGAGCCATCGTTGATTTTGTCGTCATTATGACATATGAATGGGGATACAGCGGCGGCCCTCCAATGGCCGTATCACCTATTGAACCTGTACGTCAAGTTCTTCAATATGCTGTTTCAGAAATTCCTTCGCAAAAAATTTTAATGGGGCAGAATTTGTACGGTTATGATTGGACTTTGCCGTTTGTGCCGGGAAGAGATACGGCAAAAGCCATTAGCCCGCAGCAGGCTATTCTCTTGGCAGTAAAATACAACGCCGCCATTCAATATGACCAACAAGCTCAAGCCCCGTATATCGACTACATCGATGAACAAAATCGAAGGCATAAAGTATGGTTTGAAGACGCTCGTTCCATTCAAGCAAAATTTGATTTAGTGAAAGAACTCAATTTAAAAGGCATGAGCTATTGGAAACTAGGTCTTTCTTTCCCTCAAAATTGGCTGCTTCTAGCTGACAATTTCAATCCCGTCAAAAAATAA
- the tadA gene encoding tRNA adenosine(34) deaminase TadA, whose product MKEQDLFFMKIAIEEAKKAEEIGEVPIGAVIVMNNQVIAKAHNKRETSQNAVAHAEVLAIQEACRNVGSWRLEGATLYVTLEPCAMCSGAIVLSRIERVVYGAKDPKGGCAGTLMNLLTEDRFNHQCDVTAGVLEQECGAILTDFFRKLREEKKKNKG is encoded by the coding sequence ATGAAAGAACAAGATCTTTTTTTTATGAAAATAGCGATCGAAGAAGCAAAAAAGGCGGAAGAAATCGGCGAGGTTCCGATAGGCGCAGTCATTGTTATGAACAATCAAGTCATAGCCAAAGCTCATAACAAAAGGGAAACGTCCCAAAATGCTGTTGCCCATGCAGAGGTGTTAGCGATTCAAGAAGCTTGCAGAAACGTTGGCTCTTGGAGGTTGGAGGGAGCGACATTGTATGTTACGTTGGAACCATGTGCCATGTGCAGCGGGGCGATTGTATTGTCACGGATAGAACGTGTAGTATACGGAGCTAAAGATCCAAAAGGAGGCTGCGCAGGCACGCTGATGAATCTATTGACAGAAGATCGCTTTAATCATCAATGCGACGTGACCGCCGGAGTGCTTGAACAAGAGTGCGGGGCAATATTGACGGATTTTTTTCGAAAATTAAGAGAAGAAAAAAAGAAAAATAAGGGATAA
- the guaB gene encoding IMP dehydrogenase produces the protein MWETKFVKEGLTFDDVLLMPAKSDVLPRDVDLSVSLTETLKLNIPIISAGMDTVTEAEMAIAMARQGGLGIIHKNMSIEQQAEQVDKVKRSESGVITDPFFLTPEHQVYDAEHLMGKYRISGVPIVNNEQEQKLVGIITNRDLRFVQDYSIKISEVMTKENLVTAPVGTTLEEAEKILQKHKIEKLPLIDENGVLKGLITIKDIEKVIEFPNSAKDKKGRLLAGAAVGVTKDTMKRVEMLVKANVDVIVIDTAHGHSQGVINTVKEIRAAYPTLNIIAGNVATAEATRALIEAGADIVKVGIGPGSICTTRVVAGVGVPQITAIYDCATEARKYGKAIIADGGIKYSGDIVKALAAGGHAVMLGSLLAGTSESPGETEIYQGRRFKVYRGMGSIGAMESGSKDRYFQEDAKKLVPEGIEGRVPYKGPLADTIYQLVGGIRSGMGYCGTKNLEELRENAQFIRMTGAGLRESHPHDVQITKEAPNYSLS, from the coding sequence ATGTGGGAAACCAAATTTGTAAAAGAAGGACTAACTTTTGACGATGTTCTGTTGATGCCTGCAAAGTCGGATGTATTGCCAAGAGACGTGGATTTAAGTGTTTCTTTAACAGAAACATTGAAGTTAAATATTCCTATTATCAGCGCTGGTATGGATACCGTAACGGAAGCGGAAATGGCGATTGCCATGGCTCGTCAAGGCGGATTGGGGATTATTCATAAAAATATGAGCATTGAACAGCAGGCGGAGCAAGTTGACAAGGTGAAACGGTCAGAGAGCGGCGTCATTACGGATCCTTTCTTTTTAACGCCTGAACATCAAGTGTATGATGCTGAACATTTGATGGGCAAGTATAGAATTTCCGGGGTCCCGATTGTAAACAATGAACAAGAACAAAAATTAGTCGGCATTATTACGAACCGGGATTTACGGTTTGTACAAGATTATTCCATCAAGATTTCTGAAGTGATGACAAAAGAGAATTTAGTAACGGCTCCGGTTGGGACGACATTAGAAGAAGCTGAAAAAATCCTTCAGAAGCATAAAATTGAAAAACTGCCATTGATTGATGAGAACGGTGTATTAAAAGGATTAATTACGATTAAAGATATTGAAAAAGTGATTGAGTTTCCGAACTCTGCGAAAGATAAGAAAGGACGGCTTTTAGCGGGTGCTGCTGTAGGTGTTACGAAAGACACGATGAAACGTGTGGAGATGTTGGTAAAGGCGAATGTCGATGTCATTGTCATTGATACCGCGCATGGCCATTCGCAAGGAGTTATTAATACCGTGAAAGAAATACGGGCCGCTTATCCGACACTCAATATTATTGCCGGTAACGTTGCAACTGCAGAAGCGACAAGAGCTTTAATTGAAGCAGGGGCAGACATTGTGAAAGTTGGGATCGGACCTGGTTCGATTTGTACGACGCGCGTTGTGGCTGGAGTAGGCGTGCCGCAAATAACAGCGATATATGATTGTGCAACGGAAGCAAGAAAATACGGAAAAGCGATTATTGCGGACGGTGGAATCAAATATTCCGGAGACATTGTCAAGGCGTTGGCTGCCGGAGGGCATGCTGTTATGCTAGGAAGCTTGCTGGCTGGAACTTCCGAAAGCCCTGGAGAAACGGAAATTTATCAAGGACGACGTTTTAAAGTGTATCGAGGAATGGGTTCGATCGGTGCGATGGAAAGTGGTTCAAAAGACCGTTATTTCCAAGAAGATGCCAAAAAATTAGTTCCGGAAGGGATTGAAGGTCGTGTTCCTTATAAAGGACCGCTTGCTGACACGATTTATCAGCTGGTTGGCGGAATCCGTTCGGGCATGGGATACTGTGGAACCAAAAATTTGGAAGAATTGAGAGAAAATGCTCAATTTATCCGGATGACAGGTGCTGGATTAAGAGAAAGCCATCCGCATGATGTCCAAATTACGAAAGAAGCCCCAAATTATTCTTTGTCTTAA
- a CDS encoding D-alanyl-D-alanine carboxypeptidase family protein → MRKKKVYKSIACLVSLLLLTVLLQSPVQAQAEETPNINAAAAILIDGDTGKILYEKNADKMLGIASMTKMMTEYLLLEAIKEKKVSWDTEYRVSDRVYKISQERNFSNVPLRLGEKYKIRELYEAMAIYSADAASIAIAETIAGSEENFVKLMNQKAKELGLQCKFVNATGLSNKDLKGMYPKNSGPNDENLMTARSTAKLAYRLIKDYPEVLKTASIPKKKFRPGTADEINMENWNWMLPGLVFAYKGMDGLKTGTTDFAGYCFAGTAKRGNVRLISVVMNAKDPSGKGSYNARFTETKKLLDYGFNEFSRQKIYPAKLQLKGYETIKVEKGKDKEVTIYTNKPFYDLVKKGEPKKYTASFTPDRSKIDKNGALKAPVQKGETVGYLTFHSETNNPLGYLSKEEEKKASIPVVTAKAVDKANWFILSLRSIGDLFDGMFSTVKSWF, encoded by the coding sequence GTGAGAAAGAAGAAGGTTTACAAAAGTATCGCCTGTTTAGTCAGCTTGTTGCTATTGACCGTTTTACTTCAATCTCCCGTTCAAGCTCAAGCGGAAGAAACTCCAAATATTAACGCTGCAGCTGCAATTCTAATAGATGGAGATACCGGGAAAATTTTATACGAAAAAAATGCTGATAAAATGTTGGGAATTGCAAGTATGACTAAAATGATGACAGAATACTTGCTTTTGGAAGCGATTAAAGAAAAAAAGGTCAGCTGGGATACGGAATATCGAGTAAGTGATCGTGTTTATAAAATTTCCCAGGAAAGAAATTTTTCAAATGTCCCACTGCGATTAGGAGAAAAGTATAAAATACGAGAATTATATGAAGCCATGGCAATTTATTCTGCCGATGCTGCTTCAATAGCTATCGCCGAAACCATTGCTGGCTCCGAAGAAAACTTTGTGAAATTAATGAACCAAAAAGCGAAAGAACTTGGCTTGCAGTGCAAATTTGTGAATGCAACCGGTTTAAGCAACAAAGATTTAAAAGGAATGTATCCGAAAAATTCAGGGCCAAACGATGAAAATTTGATGACAGCAAGATCTACTGCAAAATTAGCTTATCGACTTATAAAAGATTATCCGGAAGTGTTAAAAACAGCCAGCATTCCCAAAAAGAAATTTCGCCCTGGAACAGCCGATGAAATCAATATGGAAAATTGGAACTGGATGTTGCCGGGATTAGTTTTTGCTTACAAAGGAATGGATGGTTTAAAAACAGGGACAACCGATTTTGCTGGATATTGTTTTGCAGGTACGGCCAAGCGAGGAAATGTACGTCTTATTTCTGTTGTGATGAATGCAAAGGATCCAAGTGGAAAAGGTTCTTATAATGCCAGATTTACCGAAACGAAAAAACTGTTGGATTATGGGTTTAATGAGTTCTCTCGACAAAAAATTTATCCGGCTAAATTACAATTAAAAGGATACGAAACGATAAAGGTTGAAAAAGGAAAAGACAAAGAAGTGACCATTTATACAAACAAGCCTTTTTATGACCTCGTAAAAAAAGGTGAACCTAAAAAATATACCGCTTCTTTCACGCCGGATAGGTCAAAGATTGATAAAAACGGCGCTTTGAAAGCACCTGTTCAAAAAGGTGAAACAGTCGGCTATTTAACCTTCCATTCTGAAACCAACAATCCGTTGGGATACTTGTCAAAAGAGGAAGAAAAAAAGGCTAGCATCCCGGTTGTAACGGCAAAAGCGGTGGATAAAGCGAACTGGTTCATCCTTTCACTACGAAGTATTGGGGATCTTTTCGATGGAATGTTTTCCACAGTTAAAAGCTGGTTTTGA
- a CDS encoding HD-GYP domain-containing protein, giving the protein MEVRVEELEAGLTLNSDVLGLSGYPIIPKNTVLTDEHIEILKAFSVSSVDVKGKERKNSFTKSKNQSPVSAVRTQEFEKNTNKQTNLFDLYMNGVVSYEREFKKWQSGLGIDINAVRKIILPLIKTIEFQKDKLIEILDFTTKEKYLFHHAVSVGMISSSLAQEMKLGNGTSIQVGLAGLLADCGMAKINGTLLKPDKQLFSQYNDIKQHVMHSYNMVKNINLLRTETKLSILQHHERLDGSGYPLGEKGKRIHLLSQIVGIADLFHHMVSERVHEKKQPLFKVLETIRHDLFGQFDIQVVNALLSLFARLSIGTRIQLMDQRIATVLFVNDNEKTRPIIKIEGTNEVIDMAAKRDLVIDKVL; this is encoded by the coding sequence ATGGAGGTAAGAGTGGAAGAGCTGGAAGCGGGTCTGACTTTAAACAGCGATGTTTTAGGTCTTTCAGGCTACCCTATTATTCCTAAAAATACAGTACTAACAGATGAGCATATCGAGATCTTGAAAGCCTTTTCCGTATCATCTGTCGATGTAAAAGGCAAGGAACGGAAGAATTCATTCACTAAATCCAAAAATCAATCGCCAGTGTCAGCCGTTCGAACGCAAGAATTTGAAAAAAATACGAATAAGCAAACAAACCTTTTTGATTTGTATATGAATGGGGTAGTGTCGTACGAAAGAGAATTCAAAAAATGGCAGTCCGGATTGGGAATTGACATAAATGCTGTGAGAAAGATTATTCTGCCTTTAATAAAAACGATCGAATTTCAAAAAGATAAATTGATTGAAATTCTTGATTTTACCACAAAAGAGAAATATTTATTTCATCATGCAGTATCTGTAGGCATGATCAGCAGTTCCTTAGCCCAAGAAATGAAGCTTGGAAATGGGACGTCCATTCAAGTGGGACTGGCGGGTTTATTAGCGGATTGCGGCATGGCTAAAATCAATGGTACTCTTTTGAAGCCGGACAAACAATTATTTTCTCAATATAATGACATTAAGCAGCATGTCATGCATAGCTATAATATGGTCAAAAACATTAATCTATTGAGGACGGAAACGAAGCTTAGCATTCTCCAGCATCATGAAAGACTAGATGGAAGCGGTTATCCTCTTGGTGAAAAAGGTAAGAGAATCCATTTACTTTCACAAATAGTAGGTATTGCGGATCTTTTTCATCATATGGTTTCAGAAAGAGTTCATGAGAAAAAACAACCGTTATTTAAAGTGCTCGAAACGATTCGTCATGATTTGTTCGGACAATTTGATATTCAAGTTGTTAATGCTCTTTTAAGTCTTTTCGCTCGTCTATCGATTGGCACAAGAATCCAGCTGATGGATCAAAGGATCGCAACGGTTCTATTTGTAAATGACAATGAAAAAACAAGACCGATTATTAAAATAGAGGGTACAAACGAAGTGATTGACATGGCGGCTAAAAGAGATTTGGTCATTGATAAGGTTCTTTAA